TCTCATCGATCTTATACTCTTCTAACTTTGTGTATCCTTAGCCTTTTAGTCTCAAGCAAGACCAGCCACATTCCTCTCCATATGCACCTAGATCAATCACTTATTCTAGATCAATAACATAACCTAGGCCCATTATCTTAGGCCAACTAAATTCAATACCTACCACTCTTATTTTATCATGGATAAACCGAGGTTTTCAGAATCAACTGCATTAACATGCAAATTCCAAAGGCGTAGTTACCCCTTTATCAGCCTAGAAGACTCCACGATATAAAAGAGAGGAAGTCTCACATAAAAGCAGCATTTTGGTCCCACATTAGTGACATAAAAGGCTTTGGTTGTTACATGTCCCCTCACCCAACCTTTATGCTAGAATGACAACCAACCCGAAGGAGGAGAAAAGAAAATATCAGCTTTCAGACTCTCTGAGAGCAAGTAAATCTTATCCTTCATATATTGTGTATTTCATCCAACTTCTAACTCATGTCTTCCTTGACAAGTTCCCCTGCCCTTCACTCTCTTTATGGCTAAGATAGCGATATGTGAATTCTTCGTCTTATTAAGAGGATCATCCTCCTTTTGCCCAATTTTCTTATCAGAGAAAAGTTTTTCTCGTCCCTTCACGCCCTCCACAATATTTGTTCTGCCAGTGCTTACATTAGTGTGAGCAATAACTAGAGCACAACCTAGGACTAACAAATAGGTTCATATTTCAAAGATACTGCTTGATCCCTTCAGTATATATGCCAGGAAGAAATGGTTATTGTCTCAGTCATGTTTCCACCACATTCTCACATAGAAGAGAATATTAAAAGGTAGAGTAAAGGAATATCATGTTTATGTTCAGTAGAACCCAAACACGAGGCATTTCTGCAGAGTTGCCCTTTAAATGGTGGTCTGTTTGGCTAATTGGATATGAATAATGAAAAGTGGTGGATTCGACCATGGATCTCGCTATCGATCGTCAAAATCCTTACCAATTAGGTTAATTAACATGCTGTCTATCTAGAGGATCAGTGGTTCCGTGGATCAGATTCCTATCTGCTGGTTGCTCTACGCTCATATTCACACCACCTACGGAACGAAAAATAAGCCAATGCCAAGGCAGGGTCTTGCAGCATGGAAACAGAAGACAAGCATagcagaaaggaaaagaaaagaagttaTAATTGGAAGCAGACTTGCCTGGATGAACGGCAGAGAAGGCAGAGAGAGATCCAATCGGACATCCCGGATAAGCTTCTCTATGTTGGCCGCGTACGCTTCCGCAGCACCATGCGACGTCGTGTCGCTCTCCCCCTGGTACCAAAGCACCGCCTTGATCTCCCCGCCACCGCCGAGCTCGGCCGCCTTCCTAGCCCTTCGCACCATCTCCTCGTAGAGCCGCGATCCCCGCTCCCACTCTTTTATGGCGGTGCCGCCGATGGCGCACGGTACCAGCCCCAGGACGGCCCCGTCCGAGAGGCGGGGGAGGAGGGCGTTGGCAAAGGCCATGCCCGGGCCGACGCCGCAGATCTTGCCGGTGTCGATGTCGCAGTGGAGAGGATCGTGGGCTTCCTCCCAGTGGCATCGGGCTGAGAAGCGAAGAATGGAAGGGTTGGGACGACACTCCGGAGGGACGACTCCGTCCCACCGGTGGTGTCTGACGCCGCCTCTGCCGGCCATGTTGCTCTGTCCCGACAGAACAAAGATCTGTTTCTGCTCACTCATTTCCACCCACCGAGCTGACTCCAACCACCGTACGACTTTATGTTTGTGTGAAGGTGCAACACTTTTTCCCTCACTCTCACCTCAAAATGCCATCGATATTTAAAGGGGCATAATAACCTACTAATGGAAATAATATATCGATTGGTATTATAATTCAAACTATGGATGTAAAATGCAATCAATTTTTTAACTTACCATGCGATGATCTCGAGACATCTGATAGTTCTATGGAGATATGATGGGATTTGTCAATGTCATGGCGTCCCTTCCGCATCTCCTCCACTGTGATGCGCAGCATGTCATCTGCAACCTTTTCTTCATATTCCTATAATACTTTTGGCAATTGCATCCTATAATTTAGATGATAGAATGTGCTTCGCCATAAACTTCTCGAGGAGCTAACATAAGAGAGTCAACCTCATcaattgaagttaacatcacttctGGTCCAATCCTTTCCTCCTGGATGGTCTTCTCAAGACGATAAACCGGCAATCGGAAGAAAAAGCTCATTAGTAAACAACAAAATCAATCAAATTACAGAAATTATATACAGAAATATTACCATGAAAAGTACAACCCCATATTTTATCTTCAGAAACTCAAAACACAGTTACAATCCCGATCGAACAAATTACTTTCGACTAGAAAAGTGCTAGAACATATATGGGACAGGACGAACCCAGAGCATGTTACATTTGGTGAAAAGCTAGTGAAATAAGATTATGCTCTCAGGCTCGGCATTATTAGCAACATGGGTCTACATTAAAGTCGATGATGGTTTGAGTTACACATTTCAACTATCACCAATTTTGGCAAAGGAAATATAATCGAATTTTATCAAGAATGTGCGGACTTCCATTGGTGCAAGCTCCACAACCAGCTTGGAAGGGTCGACAGGCGCTCCTCTCGCAATGGTTTCAACACCAGAAGAACCCTCTGTCTTCCATTTCAGTCTCTTTTTCTCCATTGCAGTCTTCTCTTGATTAGCAGACAAGTTCATTTCTATTATGTTGCCAATCTGGAATAGCAGAATCACAGAAATGATGTTATAATTGCTCTTTAGAAAATCAGTTTAGTTGAATTCCTTTACCTTTCTCACTGGGAACATCTTCTTAAGCTCCACATAGGCCATTGCAGAGAGGTCTTTATGCTCTCCCACCTTTACATTGTCAAATGAACAAAACAAATTAGGAATAGACTTGACTTGGAAGTCCTACTAAATTCCATGCACAGGTAGAAAGAATCCACTACTTGAATGACATATTGTAATGGGAAATAAGAGAAATAATACCTCATAAAGGTGTGCCAACCGAAGGAGAACATTTCCATCTTCAAGTTCCTGACAGCA
This genomic stretch from Musa acuminata AAA Group cultivar baxijiao chromosome BXJ3-9, Cavendish_Baxijiao_AAA, whole genome shotgun sequence harbors:
- the LOC135648921 gene encoding probable carbohydrate esterase At4g34215, which translates into the protein MSEQKQIFVLSGQSNMAGRGGVRHHRWDGVVPPECRPNPSILRFSARCHWEEAHDPLHCDIDTGKICGVGPGMAFANALLPRLSDGAVLGLVPCAIGGTAIKEWERGSRLYEEMVRRARKAAELGGGGEIKAVLWYQGESDTTSHGAAEAYAANIEKLIRDVRLDLSLPSLPFIQVAIASGDEHYIEKIREAQLGISMPDVVNVDAMGLPLNEDNLHLTTEAQVLLGNMLAEAYAEHYLTTIDGL